In Oenanthe melanoleuca isolate GR-GAL-2019-014 chromosome 8, OMel1.0, whole genome shotgun sequence, a single genomic region encodes these proteins:
- the ARPC5 gene encoding actin-related protein 2/3 complex subunit 5 — protein MAKHTVSSARFRRVDVDEYDENKFVDEEDGGDGQAGPDEGEVDSCLRQGNMMAALQAALKNPPINTKNQAVKDRAESIVLKVLISFKANDIEKAVQSLDKNGVDLLMKYIYKGFESPSDNSSAVLLQWHEKALAAGGVGSIVRVLTARKTV, from the exons aTGGCGAAGCACACCGTGTCCTCGGCGCGGTTCCGCCGGGTGGACGTGGACGAGTACGACGAGAACAAGTTCGTGGATGAGGAGGACGGCGGCGACGGGCAAGCGGGGCCTGATGAGGGCGAGGTGGACTCGTGCCTGCGGCAA GGGAACATGATggctgcactgcaggcagctctgaagAACCCTCCCATCAACACAAAGAACCAGGCAGTGAAG GACCGTGCAGAGAGCATCGTGCTGAAGGTGCTCATCTCCTTCAAAGCCAATGACATTGAGAAGGCAGTGCAGTCACTGGACAAGAACGGGGTGGACCTGCTCATGAAGTACATCTACAAGGGCTTTGAGAGCCCCTCTGacaacagcagtgctgtgctgctgcagtggcatGAGAAG GcgctggctgcaggaggggttGGCTCCATTGTGCGTGTTCTGACTGCCAGGAAGACGGTGTaa